A window of Fragaria vesca subsp. vesca linkage group LG7, FraVesHawaii_1.0, whole genome shotgun sequence contains these coding sequences:
- the LOC101305212 gene encoding laccase-12-like: MEAPSSILLLGLCLLFASSAMTSTLAEPKAHHHEFVVQATPVKRLCKTHNSITVNGQFPGPTLEVNNGDTLVVKVTNKGRYNVTIHWHGIRQMRTGWADGPEFVTQCPIRPGGSYTYRFTVQGQEGTLWWHAHSSWLRATVYGAIIIHPKQGDSYPFPKPNRQETLLLGEWWDANPIDVVRQATRTGAAPNVSNAYTINGQPGDLYNCSSKGTVIVPIDSGETNLLRVVNAALNQPLFFSVANHKLTVVGADASYTKPFTTKVLMLGPGQTTDVLISGDQQPSRYYMAAHAYFSAQNAPFDNTTTTAILEYKSVRCNNTTSCKKSKPIMPQLPAFNDTNTAEVFTRSFRSPRKVEVPTEIDENLFFTIGLGLNKCPKHFRSRRCQGPNGTRFAASMNNVSFVLPNNMSILQAYQQNIPGVYTSDFPANPPKKFDYTGNVSRSLWQPSFGTKGYKLKYGSRVQVVLQDTSIVTPENHPIHLHGYDFYILAQGFGNFNAKTDTKKFNLVDPPLRNTVSVPANGWAVIRFVADNPGAWLLHCHLDVHINWGLGMFFLVDNGVGELQTIEPPPADLPRC, translated from the exons ATGGAGGCACCTAGTAGCATTCTCCTCCTAGGCCTTTGCCTCCTCTTTGCTTCTTCAGCAATGACGTCGACCTTGGCCGAACCCAAAGCTCACCACCATGAATTTGTT GTCCAAGCAACACCAGTGAAGAGGCTGTGCAAAACCCACAACAGCATCACAGTGAATGGACAGTTCCCTGGACCAACCTTGGAAGTAAACAATGGAGACACCCTGGTCGTTAAAGTCACTAACAAAGGTCGATACAACGTCACCATTCACTG GCATGGCATTCGGCAAATGAGAACTGGATGGGCGGATGGTCCCGAGTTTGTTACTCAATGTCCTATTAGGCCAGGAGGGAGTTACACCTACCGGTTTACAGTGCAGGGCCAAGAAGGCACTCTATGGTGGCACGCACACAGCTCATGGCTTAGAGCCACCGTGTATGGAGCTATTATTATTCATCCAAAACAAGGAGACTCGTATCCATTCCCTAAACCAAATCGTCAAGAAACCCTTCTTCTCGGTGAGTGGTGGGACGCTAACCCTATTGACGTGGTCAGGCAGGCAACTCGCACCGGAGCAGCTCCGAATGTTTCTAACGCATACACCATCAATGGCCAACCTGGTGATCTTTACAATTGCTCCAGCAAAG GCACTGTCATTGTTCCCATAGACTCCGGTGAGACCAACCTTTTGAGAGTGGTAAATGCCGCCCTCAACCAACCTCTTTTCTTTTCCGTCGCCAACCATAAACTGACTGTGGTTGGTGCTGATGCTTCCTACACCAAGCCTTTCACCACCAAAGTTCTCATGCTTGGACCTGGTCAGACCACCGATGTTTTAATCTCCGGAGACCAGCAGCCATCTCGATACTACATGGCAGCGCATGCTTATTTCAGTGCACAAAACGCTCCATTTGACAACACCACCACCACAGCCATTCTTGAATACAAGTCCGTCCGTTGCAATAACACTACTAGCTGCAAAAAGAGTAAACCCATAATGCCACAGCTGCCAGCTTTCAATGACACAAACACTGCAGAAGTCTTCACTAGGAGCTTCAGAAGCCCTAGAAAAGTTGAGGTCCCTACAGAAATCGACGAGAACCTCTTCTTCACAATAGGACTTGGACTCAACAAATGCCCTAAGCACTTTCGATCTAGAAGATGCCAAGGCCCCAATGGCACACGCTTCGCTGCTAGCATGAACAATGTCTCATTTGTACTCCCAAACAACATGTCAATTCTTCAAGCTTACCAGCAAAACATTCCTGGAGTTTATACTAGTGATTTTCCAGCCAACCCGCCAAAGAAATTCGATTACACTGGGAATGTCAGCCGCTCCCTTTGGCAACCCAGTTTTGGAACTAAGGGATACAAGTTGAAGTATGGGTCTAGAGTTCAGGTGGTGTTACAAGACACAAGTATTGTCACACCAGAGAACCATCCAATTCATCTGCACGGATACGATTTCTACATCCTTGCACAGGGTTTTGGAAACTTCAATGCCAAGACTGATACTAAGAAGTTTAACCTTGTTGATCCACCTCTGAGGAACACTGTGTCGGTGCCTGCAAATGGTTGGGCAGTCATCAGATTTGTAGCTGACAATCCAG GTGCTTGGTTGTTGCATTGTCACTTGGATGTTCATATCAACTGGGGTTTGGGCATGTTTTTCCTGGTGGACAATGGAGTTGGGGAGCTGCAAACAATAGAACCTCCTCCTGCAGATTTACCTCGGTGTTAG
- the LOC101297786 gene encoding uncharacterized protein LOC101297786, producing MDDAEKKALALLKEKILKEAAASPSKPPTGAPKPCDYSNHPLYLHHSDQPDAILVPQALMEDNYDEWSGSMSAALTIKNKIGFVNGSSTRPTDQNDEQQQWARCDVLVKTWLTASMSKEISKSVKHCKSARAVWTELKERFGQTNMVQLFNLENAIHTCKQGNDSVTTFYTKLKSLWDERDAVCGLTACNCEDGVKLGEYVENQQTMKFLIGLNDTYDALRSNIVSIDPLPNVNKAYSMALRQEKQVQASNNTKIADAAAFLVHKQGRDTEKAPSRAPDRALARGKRPANAARWCDICSKAQSMA from the coding sequence ATGGATGATGCAGAGAAGAAGGCCCTCGCCTTATTGAAGGAGAAGATCTTGAAAGAAGCAGCAGCTTCTCCTTCAAAGCCTCCAACAGGTGCACCTAAACCATGTGATTACTCAAACCATCCTTTATACCTTCACCATTCTGATCAACCGGATGCCATATTAGTGCCCCAAGCATTGATGGAAGATAACTATGATGAGTGGAGTGGATCTATGAGCGCGGCTTTGACGATCAAGAATAAGATCGGATTTGTCAATGGCTCTAGCACTCGACCAACTGATCAAAACGATGAGCAACAACAATGGGCCCGTTGTGATGTGTTAGTCAAGACTTGGCTGACAGCTTCCATGTCGAAGGAGATTTCAAAGAGTGTCAAGCATTGTAAATCTGCACGTGCTGTCTGGACTGAGCTTAAGGAGAGATTTGGACAAACAAACATGGTTCAATTGTTCAATCTCGAGAACGCAATTCATACGTGTAAACAAGGCAATGACTCGGTGACCACCTTTTACACAAAGCTCAAGAGTTTGTGGGATGAAAGGGATGCAGTATGCGGCCTCACAGCGTGTAATTGTGAAGATGGAGTGAAATTGGGTGAATACGTCGAGAATCAACAAACCATGAAATTTCTCATAGGACTCAACGATACCTATGATGCTTTACGCAGCAATATTGTCTCGATTGATCCTCTTCCCAATGTCAACAAGGCGTATTCAATGGCATTACGCCAAGAGAAGCAAGTCCAGGCTTCCAACAACACCAAAATTGCTGATGCTGCAGCCTTCTTGGTTCACAAGCAAGGCCGTGACACCGAGAAGGCCCCTTCTAGGGCTCCTGACCGAGCCCTTGCTCGAGGAAAAAGGCCTGCCAATGCGGCCCGCTGGTGTGACATTTGCAGCAAAGCACAAAGTATGGCGTGA
- the LOC101305508 gene encoding uncharacterized protein LOC101305508 gives MGASNSINRPDSAATSPPKLDSIPSDSNSNSIPMSDSATKTQPEEPQPVTKPSSEAAAEKPDAAEPEIGEEEEEEEEKGECGFCLFMKGGGCKESFVAWENCIEEAEKSNEDIAQKCFDLTSALRECMVAHPDYYEPILRAEKAAEEEAIKELDKEKENEALIEVGNEKEVASESTKAASSEGKQ, from the coding sequence ATGGGTGCTTCCAACTCCATTAACAGACCAGACTCAGCGGCCACCTCTCCCCCAAAGCTGGATTCAATTCCGTCCGACTCCAACTCCAACTCCATTCCCATGTCCGATTCAGCTACCAAAACCCAGCCGGAAGAGCCCCAACCGGTTACAAAACCCTCATCGGAAGCGGCGGCGGAGAAGCCCGATGCGGCCGAACCGGAGATCGGAGAGGAGGAGGAAGAGGAAGAGGAGAAAGGGGAGTGCGGGTTCTGCTTGTTCATGAAAGGCGGCGGGTGCAAAGAGAGCTTCGTGGCGTGGGAGAATTGCATAGAGGAGGCGGAGAAGTCGAACGAGGACATTGCTCAGAAGTGCTTCGACCTCACCTCCGCTCTCCGGGAGTGCATGGTGGCCCACCCAGATTACTACGAGCCCATTCTCCGCGCCGAGAAGGCCGCCGAGGAGGAGGCCATCAAGGAGCTCGACAAGGAGAAAGAGAATGAGGCGCTTATTGAAGTGGGGAATGAAAAGGAGGTGGCGTCAGAGAGCACAAAAGCAGCTTCGTCTGAGGGGAAGCAATAG
- the LOC101298077 gene encoding glutamate receptor 1.4-like, which translates to MEFQGLRQTVIMAFVTFCCLSGHLCADIEKTNNETNPIVVEDQVKVNVGVILDMGSREGKIILSCISMALSDFYHLHDNYSTRVVLHSKDSKGEPLPALSAAIGLLETIRVESIIGAQTREEANLLAELGEAAKVPVMSLSPPLADNKYRFFVDITRSDQAAEVRGISALIEVFRWRDVILLYDNKAYEEDFIPSLVNSFQEITHGTVSFKSSNIASSSSNEEIIEELQKLTRLKIKVFVVHVSHLFAPRLFLNANKLGMMSEGYVWIVTSNSMNLLQSMNLSVIESMQGVVGFKSSIPASMSLHSLASRLRRKFYLEDPNMEAIRELNAEAVWAYDATWALAEAAEKARLTYSSTRSSKNGVLLLSGILQTRFRGLSSDIQYLNGKLIPSEPFEIVNVIGKGEIKRIGFWPCKEEVKSGKGSPHQQLIHRRSNLVSTIDLERIIWPGGSMKELSSSETIKLRIGVPVRFGFKELVRVEHDLETNTTHVTGFSIDVFKAAIEALPYEVVYEFIPFEDANGNAAGTYNDLVYQVYLKGWALSTGIPIPYRFYPETEKLSNNLAKFVVIIWVFVVLILTSTYTATLASMMTVKQIQLNSRGNSIGYQSGSLGVILNLNFKGLKPYRSSEEYLEALSKGTKHNGVSGIIDEVPYIKIFLANNSADYSMIKTESITNGFAFVFPKGSKLVQDVSRQIERLRQEEKLIEMEKTWFLRKTTLMSDEDIKDPNTIDLHDFRGLFLISGASLALALFLFIVVSDTFRNLIRGLVQLIRRQLQRLRVFVSNTACSRTEQNCCMSLPMQLYIYTVR; encoded by the exons ATGGAGTTTCAGGGGTTGAGGCAAACAGTGATCATGGCATTTGTGACCTTCTGTTGCCTCAGTGGCCACTTGTGTGCTGATATTGAGAAAACAAATAATGAAACTAATCCCATTGTTGTTGAAGATCAGGTAAAGGTCAATGTCGGAGTGATTCTCGACATGGGATCAAGGGAAGGAAAGATTATTCTCAGCTGTATATCAATGGCCCTCTCTGATTTTTACCATCTGCATGATAACTACAGCACAAGAGTAGTTCTCCACAGTAAGGATTCCAAAGGTGAACCTCTGCCTGCACTGTCAGCTG CCATTGGTCTTTTGGAAACCATCAGAGTGGAATCAATAATTGGTGCACAAACAAGAGAGGAGGCAAACCTTTTAGCAGAATTAGGAGAAGCGGCTAAAGTCCCTGTGATGTCTCTTTCTCCTCCTCTGGCTGACAATAAATACCGTTTCTTTGTTGATATCACGCGCAGTGATCAAGCCGCTGAAGTTAGGGGAATCAGTGCCCTTATTGAAGTTTTCAGATGGAGGGATGTTATACTTTTATATGATAATAAAGCATATGAGGAAGATTTCATTCCATCATTAGTCAACTCTTTCCAGGAGATCACACATGGGACTGTTTCATTCAAGAGTTCCAATATTGCTTCCTCCTCATCAAATGAAGAAATCATTGAAGAGCTCCAAAAGCTGACGAGATTGAAGATTAAGGTATTTGTGGTGCATGTGTCACATTTGTTTGCGCCGCGCCTTTTCTTAAATGCTAATAAGTTAGGGATGATGAGTGAAGGGTATGTCTGGATCGTGACTTCGAATAGCATGAACTTATTGCAGTCCATGAATTTATCTGTTATTGAGTCGATGCAAGGAGTGGTTGGTTTCAAGTCTTCTATTCCAGCATCGATGAGCCTTCACAGTCTTGCTTCAAGATTAAGGAGGAAGTTTTACTTGGAGGATCCCAATATGGAAGCGATAAGGGAGTTGAATGCAGAAGCAGTCTGGGCATATGATGCAACTTGGGCTCTAGCAGAAGCTGCTGAAAAAGCAAGGCTTACATATTCTAGCACCAGATCCTCCAAAAATGGAGTTTTGCTTCTTAGTGGGATATTGCAGACTAGATTTAGAGGTTTAAGCAGTGATATTCAGTATCTAAATGGAAAATTGATTCCATCAGAACCATTTGAGATAGTTAATGTTATTGGAAAAGGTGAGATCAAAAGGATTGGTTTTTGGCCTTGCAAAGAAGAAGTAAAATCCGGAAAAGGGTCGCCCCATCAGCAGCTTATTCATAGGAGGAGTAATTTAGTTTCTACAATTGATCTTGAAAGAATCATATGGCCTGGAGGATCCATGAAGGAATTGAGTAGTAGTGAAACAATTAAACTAAGAATTGGTGTTCCAGTGAGATTTGGGTTCAAGGAACTTGTCCGTGTCGAGCATGATCTTGAAACCAATACGACTCATGTCACTGGCTTCTCTATAGATGTATTCAAAGCTGCAATAGAAGCTTTGCCGTATGAAGTGGTTTATGAGTTTATTCCATTTGAGGATGCCAATGGAAATGCTGCTGGGACTTATAATGATCTTGTCTACCAGGTTTATCTCAAG GGCTGGGCACTTAGTACCGGAATCCCGATCCCGTACCGGTTCTATCCCGAAA CGGAGAAGTTGTCAAATAATTTGGCAAAGTTTGTAGTGATCATATGGGTGTTTGTCGTGCTTATATTGACGTCGACTTACACTGCAACTTTAGCATCAATGATGACTGTCAAACAGATACAGTTAAACTCAAGAGGAAACTCTATAGGTTACCAATCGGGTTCCTTAGGAGTTATATTGAACTTGAATTTCAAAGGCCTTAAGCCATATCGTTCAAGTGAGGAGTATCTTGAAGCTTTATCAAAAGGAACCAAGCATAATGGTGTTTCTGGGATAATTGACGAGGTCCCATACATCAAAATCTTCCTCGCAAACAATTCTGCTGACTACTCGATGATTAAAACCGAGTCTATCACCAATGGTTTTGCCTTT GTTTTCCCTAAAGGTTCGAAATTGGTTCAGGATGTGTCGAGGCAAATCGAACGTCTGAGACAAGAAGAGAAGCTTATAGAGATGGAGAAGACCTGGTTTCTTAGAAAAACAACTCTTATGTCTGATGAGGATATTAAAGATCCCAATACGATTGACCTCCACGACTTTCGCGGTCTATTTCTTATTAGTGGTGCTTCTTTAGCTCTTGCTCTTTTCTTGTTCATAGTTGTATCTGATACATTTAGAAATCTGATTAGAGGACTAGTGCAGCTGATTCGAAGACAACTGCAGCGTTTAAGGGTGTTTGTCTCGAACACAGCATGCAGTAGAACTGAACAGAACTGCTGTATGTCACTTCCAATGCAGCTGTACATATATACTGTCCGTTAG